CAGAAATAAATACAGTGCTTGTGTCAAATTCTTTTATTTTTGTTTTAATTGTATTTATTGCTTTTATTACTTTTTCTGGGCCATGTATTGTTAGTCTTTCAGGTACTATGTTATATTTTGCAATAAAATATTCACCTTTTCCTTCTTTTTCAATTAATTTGAACTTAGGTTCAACTTTTACTAATTTTGAAATTTTTTTGTCAAGATTTAGTTTGATTTTGTTTTTTGAGAGTTTGTATTCAACTATAGGAATAGGATTAAAATTTTTAATTTTTATTGGCAATTCATATTCCCCAGCTTCTTTTATGTTATTAGCTTCAACAGATAAAATTATTCGTTCTAGATCTAAATATTTTGAATCTTTTTTATTGATTTTGACTGTAAGTAATATTTTATTAAAATCAGGCATTTTACCCAATGTAACTTCATTTTCTAGTAAAATATTAAAATTTTTCTCTATATTGACCGATTCTATGCTGTTAACGTAAAATGTGATGAACATAATAATAGCTATTAGGATAGAAATAGCTTTATTTTGCCAATCTTCAAATAATAACTTAATTATGTTTATAAATTTTTTAGTTATAATCATTATTCATTCTATTAATGCAATATTTAGTTTTTTTTTGACTTCATTCAAGTTTAAATTATATTCTAATTTTCCATTTCTTGTTAGTGAAATAGAGCCAGTTTCTTCAGATGTTATTATTGTTATTGCATCTGAGTTTTCAGAAATTCCAAGTCCTGCTCTATGTCTTGTTCCAAATGTTTTGCTAATAGATTCTACATTAGATAATGGTAAAAAGGACCCAGCATATACTATTTTATTATTGCTAATAATAACTGCTCCATCATGTAAAGGTGTTTCATAATCAAAAATTGATATTAAAATTTCGTTAGATACGATAGAATCTAATTTTATTCCTTTATTTATTATTTGTTCCAATTGTATTTTTTTTTCTATGCATATTAAGCTACCAGATTTATTTTCTGATAGATGCTTGATTGCTTTAATTATTTCAGTAATAGTTTTTATAGTTTCTTCTTTATTATTTGCAAGCTTAAAAGATAGATTAAAATTGCCAATTTGCATTATTATTTTTTTTATTTCCTGATGAAATAATATAAGCATTGCAATTGGTAGTATATTTGCTATGTAAGTTAATAACCAATTTATTGTATATAAGTTGAAATAATAAGATATGATGCCAATGGATGTAATTATAATCATTCCTTTAAGTAAATTTACTGAATAAGAATTAATTACATTTTTATAGATATAATAGACTAAGATGCTAATTAAACTTATGTCTAATATTCTAGAGATGATATCTTTGATTTGATTTATATTATTCATGTCTATCATAAGCATTTCTTTTTAATTGATTTTGTATATAATATAATTTTACTATACATAATGTATTGAATATGTTCATACTTGTATATATATTTTAATACAAGTTAATCTTAAATTAAATTTATTTTTTATTTATGAGTAAAAAAGAAAAAATTATAGCTTTTATTTTTGATTTTGATGATACTTTAATTTATGGTAACATGCAGCAAGTACTTTTTGATGAGTATAATGTTGATGCTAATTTGTTTTGGAGTGAAGTTGAAAATTTATCTGTTGCTTATAATGAAAATAATTGTAATATTATTACTAATGAGATGATATATTTATCACATTTTTTAACTTACGTGAGAGAAGGTATTTTTAGAGGATTAAATAATAAAATATTGTTTGAATTAGGTTCAAAATTAAAGTTTTTTGAAGGTGTGATTGATTTGTTTAAAGAAATAAGTGAGATAAATAAAAGTTTAAAAAAATCAGATGCAATGATCAACATTTATATTGTGTCGAGTGGTTTTAGACAAATGATTTTGGGTAGTAGTATTGCTTCTTATGTTACTAAGGTCTGGGCTTGTGAATTTGTAGATTCATACCTTATGCCTTTTTATCAAAGTTTAGATAATAAATTTTCGGAGAATAGTGTTTTAAGTAGTGTGTGTTATTTTGTAGATCATACAATAAAGACCAGAGTAATTTTTGAATTAAATAAGGGATCTTATGATAAAATTAATAAGCGAATTCCAAAAAGTAGAAGAGAAATTCCTTTTGAAAATATGTTTTATATTGCAGATGGTTTTAATGATATTCCAGCTTTTGAGATTTTGAATAATAATTTAAATCATTATAAAAATACATTAACAGTTTATTATGGTAACAATGAGAATGCCAAAAAGTTAGTCGCAGAGAAAAGAGTAGGAGATTTGGCTGAGGCTAATTACGGCAAGGGGACTAAGTTGTATAATTGGATAATGGAAAAAATTTTTTTAAATATGTGAACCATATGTATATGTATTGTATGAACTTAATTTAATTAATGAATTTAAGTTTTAGTATTGACTTTACTTTTAAGTATTTTTCATAATAATTTCAATGGGGGGGGAAATAAAAGATGGCTTTAGAAATAAAAACAACTGATAGATTGAAGTTTGTTAGATTACAGTCGATTTTTTATGTTGTAGCTTTAATTATAATGTTGATTACTATTTTAAAAGTGGCCCAAACGATATTTAAGCCTTTATCTATTGCAGTATTGCTTGGATTTTTAGTTTATCCTATTTATACTTTTCTTAAAAAGTTAAAAATACCAAGAGTTTTAATTATTTTTATAATTTTTTTTGTTCTTTTTTTATTTTCTTATTTAGTTTTTAGTTTTGTTTATTATAGTGTTACTGTTTTAATTGATCAACTTCCTTATTATCAAAAACAATTGATTTTTATTATAGTAGATATTCTTGAGAAGTATAAATTAGATAGTGCTATTATTAGTAATATTGATTTTTCTAGATATATTTACCCTTTTTTAACTAGGATATCTAATGAAGTTATTGGATTTGCAAGTAGTTTGGTGGTTTTATTTTTATTATTATATTTTTTGTTATCAGAAATACATATTTTTGACATAAAAGTTAAAAATGCGTTTAAACGATCTGTTTCAAGTATGTTTATTGAAGTTTTGAGTACAATAAATAATCAAATTAGTAAATATTTAGGAATTAAGGTTTTTGTTAGTTTTCTTACTGGATTGTTGGTATTTATAGGTTTGAAATTGTTTGGGCAAGATTTTCCTCGTGTATGGGCTGTGCTTACATTTGTTTTTAATTTTATTCCAAGTATAGGTTCAATTTTAGCTGTTTTTTTTATTATGATAGCTGCTTTGGTGCAGTTTTATCCCGATTTAAATTTAGTACTTTATATATTTGTATATAATACATTTGTTCAGATGTTGATTGGAAATATTCTTGAGCCAAAGATGCAGGGACATAGACTTGATCTGTCTCCTTTTTTATTGCTTTGTTTTCTTTTCTTTTGGGGATGGCTTTGGGGCATAGTGGGACTTTTAATAGCTTATCCTTTTACAGTTGTTATAAAGGTAATAGTGGATAATATAGCTTATTTGAGACCTTTTTCTGTATTCTTAAGTGGTTCTAAGATATTAACCCTTGATAATATTGATAATAATTTTGATAATAAGGAAAGTTAATGCAAAAAAAAGTTATTCTTACAGGGGATAGGCCTACAGGTTCTCTTCATTTGGGGCATTATGTAGGATCTATTGTTAACAGATTAAAGTATCAGGAAGAGTATGAGACTTATATTATTATAGCGGATTTACATACTCTTACTACACAATCAGACTTAAAGAGCATTAATGAGATACCAGTTAATGTTAGAGAAATAGTTTTGGATTATTTGTCTTGTGGAATTGATCCTGAGAGAGTTAATATTTATTTGCAATCGGCAATACCTGAACTTTTAGAGTTAAATTTAATATTATCAATGATTGTTATGGTTAATCGTTTACAAAGAATTCCTAGTGTAAAAGATATGAGCATTAATGCTGGATTGAGTGAGGTTCCTTATGGGCTTTTAGGTTATCCTGTTTTAATGAGTGCAGATATTTTAATGGCAAAGGCTAATTTTGTTCCTGTTGGACGTGATAATGAAGCTCATATTGAGCTTACAAGAGAACTTGCTAGAAAATTTAATTTTCTTTATGGTGAGAATTTTTTTCCAATTCCTGAAGCTATATTTACAGATTTTCATACTCTTGTGGGAATTGATGGTAAAACTAAGATGAGTAAAAGTCTTGGTAATGCAATATTTTTAAATGATGATGAGAAATCATTACGCAAAAAAGTTATGTCTATGTTTACAGATCCAAAAAGAATAAGAGCAGATATACCAGGAGAAGTTGATGGTAATCCTGTTTTTATTTATCATGATCTTTTTAATAGTGATATGGATGAGCTTTGTGAACTTAAGAGTAGATATAAAAAAGGTACAATTGGAGATATTGAAGTTAAAGAGAGACTTTTTAATGTTTTAAATCAATTCTTAATTCCAATTAGGGAGAGAAGAGAATTATTTAAAGCTAAGAAGGGTTATGTTGATGAGATAATTTTTGAAGGTACAAATAAGGCTAGAAAAGTTGCATTAGAAACTGTAAGAGATGCTAAGAATTTAATGGGTATATCAAAAACATGGAATGGAATTAGAAGGAATGTAGAAAAGATGTTGAAATATAAATAAAAAAATAATCTTGAGTATTAATTGTGTTAATTGTGGTTATGAAGTAAATTGTTTATTTTTATTTTTAGTGTTGAGATTACACTATTGAGTTTGCAGTTTTTATTAAGTGTTTGTGGAAATCCAAAATATCATATAATAAGTTGTGATATTCAGATTTAACTTCGCTTAGTACTCTGAATATAGGTTCTGTTTTTGAACCACGCATCCATAAAGTGCCAATTATTTCGTTTTTGTCATTTTTTAATAAAACTTTAAGGCCTCCTGATGCATCATGGGTTCTAGTAGTAGTTTGTTTTATTCCTTCGTAATTAAGGATTTCATAATTGTTAATTTGTAATTGGTTTATTATCGTATTATTTTTGTTAAATTCTGTTTTTAATAATTTTTCATAGTTAGTTTTTAATGTTTCTTGATTTTGTACTCTTATCTTAAGTATAGCTTCTTTTGATGATACTTCTACATTACTATAAAAGTTGATTGTTTTTAATATGTCATCAAGATTATAGTATTCGTTATATGAATTTTTAGATAATGTGCACCATATCTTGTAAAGATTTTTGATTTTAAGTAATTTTATAATGCTAAAAACAGTTGCAAGTGGGTCTCTTACCTTTGAAGGATGTGTAATATTTCCTCCATTTGATCCCTCTCCAAAAATTTTTATTATTAGTCCTTTATTTCGTAAAATATCAGCCATTTCTGTTAAATTTGCTTCTCCAACTTCAACTCTGTAAACTTTTGCATTAAATAGTGAGGCTATTTTTTCGATGTTTAGAGAAGTTGCATCATTAACCACTACAGCCAAGTTTTTTTTAATTCCTATATGATAAAGGTAACTAAGTTCTGAGAGTACTGAGAGTGCAAATATTTTTTGTGATGAAATAATATTTGCTTGTCCATTGTTGTTTATTGTAATCAGATTTCCTCTATCTCCATCACAGTCAGGTACATATCCTAGTTGAAATGAATTGTCTTTTTTAAATTTTTGTTCTAATATTTTTTTGCACATGTTTAAAGATTTTCCTTCAGGAGTCATTCCATGCTTAAAAATGCCAATTTTAGTGTTATGAAATTCTAATTTTATTCCTAAAGATTGAAGCATTTCTTTGTCAATTGAATTGATGCGAGATCCTCCGTTCATTTCACCTATTATTCCTATTTGTTCTTTTTTGATATTTGCTTTTAGTATATCAATGTTTTCTTGGTTATGTTCGTCTGAATATATGATTTGTTGCATTAGTGATTTATATGCGTTATAAGATTGTGTTTTCAAATTGTCTTTTGAAGCGATGATTTTTTCATATGTTTTTAAGTATTGAGTATTATTATTAAAATTTTGTAATTTTGTTATTAGATTTTTTATTAGGTTTTCATTTTGGATATTAGATTTAATTTGTTTTATTATTTTTTTTATTTCATTCGAATTTAACACACCCCCATCATCTAGACCAGTTTTAATACCATTATACCCTTTAGGATTATGACTAGCAGAAATGTATATAAATCCTTTTGAATTTTTGCTAATTTTTGTGTAGGCCAAAATTTCTGGTATTGGAAGTATACCAAAAAAATTAATTTTGTCATTGTTTAAAATTAATGTTTTGATTATTATTTGTGATATTATGTTTCCCGTTGCTCGTGAATCTAGTCCAACATTAATGTATTGTTTTGGCTTATCTTGAAAATAGTTAGATATTGTAAGTGATATTATTGCAACTAATATTTTATCATCGTCATTTATTTCATTATCCATTGAATTTTCTTTTTTTGATTGTGCAAATATTTTTCTAAATCCTGAAGGAGAGAGTATCATTTCATTAATAGACTTTTTTAAGTTTGTTATGTTTAATATATAATTTTTTAACATGTTTTTTTCTCTTAATTAGTATGGTACTACAATAAATGCTAATATTAAAATATAATTGTATTTATTTACCTTATGTTTTAATGAGGTTTTTAGTATGTGTGAAGTAATAGATAAAGTTTTTTCTCAAAAAGTACTTAATATGCTTAATATGCATGACCTTAAAGGGTTAGACATATCTTTTAAAAATTTTCCAAGTGAAAATCATAATAATATTTTGAGTCTTACTGATAATTTTGTTAAATTAAAATTTAGAAAAGAACTTGTTGAAAATAATTTGAAAAAATATTTTGATGATTATAAAAAGTTTTTATTTTCATCAGAAGGTGATTTTTATGTTTTTACTGCTGATAATTTAAGAAATATAGGGTTGTCACTTTATCCTTATTTTTCGTTTGGGATTTTAAATGGAGGTTCTGCAACTAGTTATTTTGATCTACTTAAAAATAGTGATTTTGATAATGAATTATATTTTTTATATGCAAATAAAATATTAGAAGCTAAGGAATTTTTTGGACATTTGCCCAAAGGAATTACACCTGCATATGTTAATGCAGATGGTAGTTATGGATTTTCGTTTTTAGCATTAAAAATTCGACATCTTTTATTGCTGTCTAGGCGGTATTACGAACTTTATGGTGAAAATATTAAACCTTCTATTTTTCAAATGACAAGTGTTAAGACTTATAAATTAATTTCTGATTTTTTAGACAGTATTTTTGATAATAATTTGATTAAGAGTTTAAATTATTGTGATTTTTGTAAATCAGATATTTTAACATCAATTCAGCCTTTGGTGCATTGTTATAAAGAGTTAAGTGATGGTCATTATGAATATTTTGATTATGTTAATAATGGGAAGAAAGCTTTTTTAGCTTTGCCTGCAGGACATGGTCAAAATTTTAAAGTTTTGAGGGATATTTATATACAACTTTATAATTCAGGTAAAAAATTTGTATATATTGGGAATGTTGATAATATTGGTTTTACTGTTAATTTAAAAACACTTGCTATAATGGCTATCACTAATGATTCTGCTGGGTTTGAGTTTAGTGTTAAGACACCACTAGATACAAAGGGAGGGGTTTTAATTTTAGATGATGATAATCATTTAAACTGTGTTGATATTGGTAGCGTTATTTCTAGAGAAACAGTGTTGCAATTTGAACGGAAAGGAAGTAAGATTCTTTTTAATTGTGCTACAGGTCTTTTTAATTTGGAATATTTGATAAAAAATATTGATAGAATAATATCAGATATGCCTATGAGAGTTATTGAACAGACTAAAGAGTTTGGTAAGTATACTTCAATTGAGCAAATAACATGGGAAGTTATAAAGATGGTAAATAATCCATTGATTTTTGAGGTTGATAGGGAAGATAGATTTTTGCCTGCTAAGTTATTTATTAATACACTTGTTATGAGTAATTATATGAGTGATAGATTTTCAGATTCATTTTTTGATGTTGCTAAATATTTAAATATTGCTCTTAATAATGTATTACAGAATAAGTATGATTTGGTTTTAAAAGAAGGTAAATGGAATGTTTAGATTGATATTATTTGTACTTTTGTTTTTTAATTTTGTTTTATTGGGTTCTATTCCAGAGATAGATTATGATTATTTTGAAAGTGATAAATTTGATCTTATAGATGTTGATAAGTTTTTAGGAAAAGTTGATTCTAAAGATATTTTAAATGGAAATTGTATTTTTATTGGTATTAGAAATGTTTCTAATCCTAATGCTGTTCAGTCACTGAGTAAAAAGGAACTTATTAAAATACAAGAGATAAATCCAGTGGGAGTTATTTTGTTTAGGGAAAACTTTAAAGATGCTGAACAAACTAAAAAATTAATTGAAAAATTAAAAAAATATCTTGGTTCTAAACTTTTAATTGCTGTTGATGAGGAAGGGGGTTTGGTTAGCAGGGCTAGTGAAAATGAAAAACTAGGGGTGTATAATTTTCCTGCTATGGAATCTGTTGGTAAGACAGAGGATGTTCAACTTGCATATAAGATAGGTGAAATTCTTGGCAAACAACTTAGACGTCTTGGTATAAATATGAATATGGCACCTGTAGCAGATGCTAAATTTGCACCTGATAGTCCATTAGGTAATAGGACTTTTGGATATTCATTTTATGATATTGGTCTTATGGTAGAGGCGTTTGTTGATGGAATGCAAAGAGAAGGGGTTTTTGCTGTAGTGAAGCATTTTCCTGGACTTGGAGGTACTAAGATAGATACTCATAAGGATTTAGCTTTATTGCCTTATAGTAAAAATTTTTTGATGTTAAATAATTTCATACCATTTGTTTTTGGAAAAGAAGCGAAATTTGTGATGCTTGCTCATGTACTTGTACCTAATATTTCCAAGGATGTTAGTAGTATGTCAAGAGATATAGTAGATATTATAAGAAATAATCTAAATATTTTTAGTATTATAATGACGGATGCATATGATATGGGTGCAATTATTAATAATTTTAATTTAGAGCATGCTATTAAACATTCTTTAAATTCAGGTATTGATATTGTACTTATTCCCGAGGGTTTTAAGGGGGTTAATATAGATAAATAATATTTTTATTTTCGTTTATTTAAACGATTGAAAGATTTTATGTTAAATTTTATCAAGGTTATTTTTTTTAGAATACTTAAATTTATATTTTGTATAAATAGAGATTAATAAATTATATAGCAAATATGATGGCTACATCTACTAAAAAATATTCACTAAGAGATGAAGAAAAGGTGGAGGTGATAGAAAATATATTATTGATTGGGATATTAAGTTTAAGGGAAAGAAAAGGTAAAGCAGGAAAAAGAAAAGCAGAAATATTATTACCAGTAATAATGTCTGTTCTAAGGGTTATGGGTAATTGAGGTCCTATTAAGATATTAATAATAAAAGGATATATTTGTATTTTATATTTTAACATGTAAAGGGAGATGGAAATGTTAAAATATGAATTTGATAGTAGATTGGAACTGTGTGGATAAAAATGGATTGGAATAATGTTAAAATCAAGCCAATCATTATAAATTATTGTTATTCCAAGAAATGAACGATATTTATGTTTTTGATTATAAGGAGTTAAATTTATGTAATTATGTTGAATAATTCCAATTTGTAAATGTTTTGTGTGTGTAAATTGGTTATTTTTGTGTGTGGAACACCAGGCATGGGAGTATATTATTAATATTAAAGAAGATATAAGTTTTAACTTTTTCATAGTGTCTATAATAAAGTTTAACATTTTATTCTTATATGAAAAATTGTATTACAAGTTATTCTTTGGATAAATAAGATTACTTGATCTATTAATTAATAGACATTGTCAAAAAAGCCAATGTGTTTGATAAACTTGAAAAATATGTTAAAAATGAGTTCAGCAATTGACTTGATTATTAGTTTTATTATCTGTGATTATTTTATCAAGTATGTCATTAACTAATTTTTTACAGCAATATGTAGATAGGTAGTGTTATAAATTATAGTGTTAGAAAATTATAAGACGTAGTAAAGATAGATCAGATAAAGAAATTTAAGAACTTGAAAAATTTTAGAAAAAGCTTGTGATATTATTAACGTGTTTTAATAATTCCTTAAAGAATACAATAACGCAACTTGCAGTGATTACACCCATCACAATACTTCTTATAGTATCAATTTAAATTGATAATCCATTATATACGTTAAACCTAGTTATGAAAATGAATCAAAGTAAATTTAGTAAAAATATTGATATTTATCACAATAATTCACAAACAGAATTAAATATAAAATAATAACCCACAAATAGCACCACCAATGATCATCTTCAGTAGTACCATCTGCTACCTATTGCACCTCTAATTCGATCTTACCTATTTTCCCAATAAAGTCCTAAATTTTTTCTTTCAACTTAGAATAATTACCATTCTTTTCTAAAATCTTGTTTAACTTATATTTTATTATTTTCATTGTATCAACAATATTATGAAAATAATTTCCCAATGTCTGTTTTTATATTCACCTGAATTCCTAATGCATTTTTGTAATTAACCCTTGATCATTCTTCTCTACTATTATATCTCATCATTTCCTTCACTTTAATTTTTTGCCTTTTTTCTATTTTTCTGCTCCTTATTTCCTTTTATTCTTTTATCTCTTAATTCTAACAAAACAGCAAAAAAAAACTAACAAATGGGTAATAAAAACAAAATTATAAAGTAAAATACTGAAAAAATTAAGCTTGTGCTATCTAATATTTTTAGTTACAGATGCATTTATTTTATTATCATTCAATTATTTTTTTAGTTGAATTAGGAATAAAATAAGGACTATTTTACATATTTGAATAGATTAG
Above is a window of Borrelia hispanica CRI DNA encoding:
- a CDS encoding AI-2E family transporter; amino-acid sequence: MALEIKTTDRLKFVRLQSIFYVVALIIMLITILKVAQTIFKPLSIAVLLGFLVYPIYTFLKKLKIPRVLIIFIIFFVLFLFSYLVFSFVYYSVTVLIDQLPYYQKQLIFIIVDILEKYKLDSAIISNIDFSRYIYPFLTRISNEVIGFASSLVVLFLLLYFLLSEIHIFDIKVKNAFKRSVSSMFIEVLSTINNQISKYLGIKVFVSFLTGLLVFIGLKLFGQDFPRVWAVLTFVFNFIPSIGSILAVFFIMIAALVQFYPDLNLVLYIFVYNTFVQMLIGNILEPKMQGHRLDLSPFLLLCFLFFWGWLWGIVGLLIAYPFTVVIKVIVDNIAYLRPFSVFLSGSKILTLDNIDNNFDNKES
- the trpS gene encoding tryptophan--tRNA ligase, with the translated sequence MQKKVILTGDRPTGSLHLGHYVGSIVNRLKYQEEYETYIIIADLHTLTTQSDLKSINEIPVNVREIVLDYLSCGIDPERVNIYLQSAIPELLELNLILSMIVMVNRLQRIPSVKDMSINAGLSEVPYGLLGYPVLMSADILMAKANFVPVGRDNEAHIELTRELARKFNFLYGENFFPIPEAIFTDFHTLVGIDGKTKMSKSLGNAIFLNDDEKSLRKKVMSMFTDPKRIRADIPGEVDGNPVFIYHDLFNSDMDELCELKSRYKKGTIGDIEVKERLFNVLNQFLIPIRERRELFKAKKGYVDEIIFEGTNKARKVALETVRDAKNLMGISKTWNGIRRNVEKMLKYK
- a CDS encoding YbbR-like domain-containing protein; this translates as MIITKKFINIIKLLFEDWQNKAISILIAIIMFITFYVNSIESVNIEKNFNILLENEVTLGKMPDFNKILLTVKINKKDSKYLDLERIILSVEANNIKEAGEYELPIKIKNFNPIPIVEYKLSKNKIKLNLDKKISKLVKVEPKFKLIEKEGKGEYFIAKYNIVPERLTIHGPEKVIKAINTIKTKIKEFDTSTVFISDHLEVISPDQLITLEKNHVILNITLGKKYIQTTITKPNLIFNNLKNGLEIKNKEKILAPENEMFIKIRSGLSEKITKMHINNNNINLNLDLSQIENPGIYDIKTDIILKNNTYGIEVYEYEPKTIQVEITANE
- a CDS encoding phosphoglucomutase yields the protein MLKNYILNITNLKKSINEMILSPSGFRKIFAQSKKENSMDNEINDDDKILVAIISLTISNYFQDKPKQYINVGLDSRATGNIISQIIIKTLILNNDKINFFGILPIPEILAYTKISKNSKGFIYISASHNPKGYNGIKTGLDDGGVLNSNEIKKIIKQIKSNIQNENLIKNLITKLQNFNNNTQYLKTYEKIIASKDNLKTQSYNAYKSLMQQIIYSDEHNQENIDILKANIKKEQIGIIGEMNGGSRINSIDKEMLQSLGIKLEFHNTKIGIFKHGMTPEGKSLNMCKKILEQKFKKDNSFQLGYVPDCDGDRGNLITINNNGQANIISSQKIFALSVLSELSYLYHIGIKKNLAVVVNDATSLNIEKIASLFNAKVYRVEVGEANLTEMADILRNKGLIIKIFGEGSNGGNITHPSKVRDPLATVFSIIKLLKIKNLYKIWCTLSKNSYNEYYNLDDILKTINFYSNVEVSSKEAILKIRVQNQETLKTNYEKLLKTEFNKNNTIINQLQINNYEILNYEGIKQTTTRTHDASGGLKVLLKNDKNEIIGTLWMRGSKTEPIFRVLSEVKSEYHNLLYDILDFHKHLIKTANSIV
- a CDS encoding HAD family hydrolase, coding for MSKKEKIIAFIFDFDDTLIYGNMQQVLFDEYNVDANLFWSEVENLSVAYNENNCNIITNEMIYLSHFLTYVREGIFRGLNNKILFELGSKLKFFEGVIDLFKEISEINKSLKKSDAMINIYIVSSGFRQMILGSSIASYVTKVWACEFVDSYLMPFYQSLDNKFSENSVLSSVCYFVDHTIKTRVIFELNKGSYDKINKRIPKSRREIPFENMFYIADGFNDIPAFEILNNNLNHYKNTLTVYYGNNENAKKLVAEKRVGDLAEANYGKGTKLYNWIMEKIFLNM
- a CDS encoding glycoside hydrolase family 3 N-terminal domain-containing protein → MFRLILFVLLFFNFVLLGSIPEIDYDYFESDKFDLIDVDKFLGKVDSKDILNGNCIFIGIRNVSNPNAVQSLSKKELIKIQEINPVGVILFRENFKDAEQTKKLIEKLKKYLGSKLLIAVDEEGGLVSRASENEKLGVYNFPAMESVGKTEDVQLAYKIGEILGKQLRRLGINMNMAPVADAKFAPDSPLGNRTFGYSFYDIGLMVEAFVDGMQREGVFAVVKHFPGLGGTKIDTHKDLALLPYSKNFLMLNNFIPFVFGKEAKFVMLAHVLVPNISKDVSSMSRDIVDIIRNNLNIFSIIMTDAYDMGAIINNFNLEHAIKHSLNSGIDIVLIPEGFKGVNIDK
- a CDS encoding UTP--glucose-1-phosphate uridylyltransferase; this encodes MCEVIDKVFSQKVLNMLNMHDLKGLDISFKNFPSENHNNILSLTDNFVKLKFRKELVENNLKKYFDDYKKFLFSSEGDFYVFTADNLRNIGLSLYPYFSFGILNGGSATSYFDLLKNSDFDNELYFLYANKILEAKEFFGHLPKGITPAYVNADGSYGFSFLALKIRHLLLLSRRYYELYGENIKPSIFQMTSVKTYKLISDFLDSIFDNNLIKSLNYCDFCKSDILTSIQPLVHCYKELSDGHYEYFDYVNNGKKAFLALPAGHGQNFKVLRDIYIQLYNSGKKFVYIGNVDNIGFTVNLKTLAIMAITNDSAGFEFSVKTPLDTKGGVLILDDDNHLNCVDIGSVISRETVLQFERKGSKILFNCATGLFNLEYLIKNIDRIISDMPMRVIEQTKEFGKYTSIEQITWEVIKMVNNPLIFEVDREDRFLPAKLFINTLVMSNYMSDRFSDSFFDVAKYLNIALNNVLQNKYDLVLKEGKWNV
- the cdaA gene encoding diadenylate cyclase CdaA, which codes for MIDMNNINQIKDIISRILDISLISILVYYIYKNVINSYSVNLLKGMIIITSIGIISYYFNLYTINWLLTYIANILPIAMLILFHQEIKKIIMQIGNFNLSFKLANNKEETIKTITEIIKAIKHLSENKSGSLICIEKKIQLEQIINKGIKLDSIVSNEILISIFDYETPLHDGAVIISNNKIVYAGSFLPLSNVESISKTFGTRHRAGLGISENSDAITIITSEETGSISLTRNGKLEYNLNLNEVKKKLNIALIE